A single genomic interval of Nocardia bhagyanarayanae harbors:
- a CDS encoding TIGR01777 family oxidoreductase produces the protein MKVVIAGSSGLIGTALVAALRRDGHEVARLVRRPAAAPDEFVWNPARAELDERALRGADAVVNLCGASIGRRRWNGSFKQELRDSRITPTDVLANKVAAAGVPVLVNASGVHYYGGATGDRVVDESSPVGSGFLATLCRDWEAATGPASAAGVRTVLLRSAVVLSKHGGMLGMLHPLYSLGLGGRLGNGRQYTPWISLDDEIGAIIFALTNDTVSGPINTVGPAPVTNAEFNRALGRALHRPTPLVLPAFALRGLIGEFADEAILRGPRAIPTALEAAGYPFRHPTIGAALAATIGSYEDDR, from the coding sequence ATGAAGGTCGTGATCGCCGGTTCGTCCGGGTTGATCGGGACAGCGCTCGTCGCGGCACTGCGCCGCGACGGGCACGAGGTGGCTCGTCTGGTGCGTCGTCCCGCCGCCGCCCCGGACGAGTTCGTCTGGAATCCCGCCCGCGCCGAACTCGACGAGCGGGCGTTGCGCGGAGCCGACGCGGTGGTCAACCTGTGCGGGGCGAGCATCGGGCGGCGTCGCTGGAACGGCAGCTTCAAGCAGGAGCTGCGCGACAGCCGCATCACCCCCACCGACGTCCTCGCCAACAAGGTGGCCGCCGCGGGCGTGCCGGTGCTGGTCAACGCCAGCGGCGTGCACTACTACGGCGGCGCCACCGGCGACCGCGTCGTGGACGAATCCTCCCCCGTCGGTTCGGGTTTCCTCGCCACGCTGTGCCGTGACTGGGAAGCGGCGACCGGTCCCGCCAGCGCCGCGGGCGTGCGTACGGTGCTGTTGCGCAGCGCCGTCGTGCTGTCCAAGCACGGCGGGATGCTCGGCATGCTGCACCCCCTGTACTCGTTGGGTCTCGGCGGGCGACTGGGCAATGGGCGTCAGTACACGCCGTGGATCTCGCTGGACGACGAGATCGGCGCGATCATTTTCGCGCTCACCAACGACACCGTGTCCGGGCCGATCAACACGGTCGGCCCGGCTCCGGTCACCAACGCCGAGTTCAACCGCGCACTCGGCCGCGCGCTGCACCGGCCCACCCCGCTGGTACTGCCCGCGTTCGCGCTGCGTGGACTCATCGGGGAGTTCGCCGACGAGGCGATTTTGCGCGGTCCGCGGGCGATCCCCACGGCGCTGGAGGCGGCGGGATATCCCTTCCGCCATCCGACGATCGGTGCGGCGTTGGCAGCCACCATCGGTAGCTACGAGGACGACAGGTAA